Below is a genomic region from Caulobacter rhizosphaerae.
AGGCGACCTCCGCCTGTGACTTTGATCTGCGGACCCTGCGCGAGTGTCGGCAATCAATCTATCTGGCCGCGGCGCCGGAGAATCTTGTCCGCGTCGCCCCGCTCTACAGCTTGCTGCTGCAACAGCTTGTCGACCTTAACACGCGCTGCTTGCCGGCCCAGGACAAGGAAGGGCCGCAGGTTCTGGTCGTGCTCGACGAGTTCGCGCGCCTGGGCCAAGCCCAGGCCATCGCTCATGGCTTTTCCTTCGTCGCCGGATACGGCCTGCGCCTGCTGGCGGTCCTTCAAAGCCCCTCGCAGCTTCGCGCCCAGTATGGGGCGGACCTGGCCGAGGAGATCATGACCAACTGCGGTGTGGAGGTTGCTTTCGCGCCCAAGGACATAACCGCGGCCCAGTCCCTCAGCGATCGGTTGGGCTTCCACGGCGCGCCGTCTCAGTCGAAGACCAGACCCCAGGGCCTTGGCAGCGGATCGCGCAGCGTGAGCCAGTCTGAACAGCGACGCGCGCTAATGTGGCCTCAGGAACTGCTGACCATGCCGCAAGACCAGCTGTTGGTGTTGCGCGGAGGCATGGCCCCGATCCGCGGGCGCAAGATCATCTATTTTCGCGACAAGGCCTTTCGGCCGCGTCTCTTGGCGCCACCGCAGGTCCAGCCCGTCGCCGGGGCCGGGGCCGGGGCCGCGGCGACGAGCCCGCCAGGGATTGTGCTGCGCGACATGACGCCTGACGAAATCTCGGGGCGAACACCCCTACGGCTCGACCAGGTCGATCCCAATGACATGGCCCCGCCCCTGCAGGGTGCGATGACCCTGGCTGAGGTCGAGGCCTGGGCCGTCGCCTATCTCGACCACGCCGCGACCGACAGGTCGGCGCGATGAAGCCTTGCGACCTTTCAAAAGGAGTCTCCAATGGCCCGCGGCCCCAAGCCAGCCCGTCGGTCGAACTCAAAAGCCGACCAGGATCTCGCCAACACCCTTGCGCCGGCTCCAGACGAGCATCCCGCCCCCTCGCGCGCCAGGCGCCAGGCGGGGGACCAGCCTCCCTCCTGGGCGCAGCTCTTGAGGTTCGCCGCGCCCGCGCAGGGGCCGAAAAGTCGGAAGACGGCCGCCCAGCCGGTGCTGGTCAAAGGCGTCCTGCCCGCCAGCATCGCAAACCAGTATGTTGCGCGCCCAGGACTGCTGCGACGCCATATCGACTACTACGAAGGCGAGGCGGACCGCCGGCCCGCCTTCAGAGATCGCGGCGGCGGCCTGGTCGCGTATCGCGTCGACTCCGCGACGGTGATCTCGCTGGTGGCGATCGCCAGTCATCGCAACTGGCGAGACTTGAAGGTCACCGGTGATCGATCCTTTCGGCGGGCCGTCTGGTTGGAAGCTATGCGTGCGGGCCTCCACGTCAGAGGATATCGGCCAAGTGCGCGGGACCGCGAGGCCGCCCTGGCGCTTGAAACCCTTCCGGCCGCCCCGAAGAGGGTGGGCCAGCGTTCAGGGGCGCGCAACGCGCCGGACCGCGCCGCTCAAGAATCGAGCCCAGAACGCAAGGCGGCGTCTCGCGTCCACCGCGATCCAGCGCTGACGTTCCAACGGGGCGTCTCGGGGGTGCTGGTGGAACATGGCCATGCGCCCTATCAGCACCAGCCCGGCGCCAAATCCACGCCGTTCGTTCGCGTGGACATTGGCGCGGCCAAGCCCTTCGAGGTCTGGGGCGTAGATCTATCCAAGACGCTTCAGGGGGCGAAGGTTCAGCCAGGCGACGCCATCACCCTTAGCTGGCACGGCGCTGACTATAGCGACGTTCGCATTGAGAAGGTCGCGCCCGCGTCCCGCTCGCCAAAGCGTGCACGTCACCCCGACCCGACGCAACCGTCCAAGGCCGTGGGAGCCAATCCTGAAGGGCGCGACCCGGTTTCGGCGCCGGCCCAGGCGCGCCTGGCCGTCATCGACGCCGTCGCCCGCGCCAAGCTCGACCAGCCGCGCGATCGCGCCCAGATCGCCGCCGCCGCCGCCGCCAAGCTGGCTGAACACATGGCCCGTGGTCGCAGCTTCACCGCGCCGAAAGTGATCGAAAGAGCCGTTCATCCCAGTCTCGACCTGGGTCCGACCAGACCCGCGCCGACGGCCCAAGGCCGCGTCCGCTAGGCTGCACGGATGGGAGGCGGCTCATGGCGATGTATCATCTTGCGGTCAAGATCATTGGGCGAGCCAAGGGTTCTCGCGCTGTATCCGCCGCAGCCTACCGCGCAGGCGCGCGCCTCTATGATGAGGGCTTGTGTAAAATCCATGACTTCACCCGCAAACAGCACGTCGTCCATTCCGAAATCATCGCGCCTTGCGCTGCGGCGCGTAGGGCTTGGCCTGGTCAAGCTCACCTGTGGAACGCGGTGGAAGCCGCTGAGAAGCACAAGAACGCCCAGCTTGCGCGCGAGGTCGTGGTGGCCATTCCGCCCGAGCTTGGTCAACAACGCGGCATCGTCTTGGTTCGCGATTGGGTGCGGCGAACCTTTGTCGACCAGGGCATGATCGCCGACCTCAATGTCCACTGGGACGTGGCTGGCGACGGCAAGGCCAATCCGCACGCCCACATCATGCTCACCATGCGGCGCGTCGTCGAGACACCCGGCTCCGTCAGCTTCGGCCTCAAGGCTCGCGAGTGGAACAAACCGTCCTTCTTGATGAACTGGCGCCAAACCTGGGCTGAGCAGGTCAACGAAAGCCTTGCCCGTGCCAATGTCGATGCACGTATCGATCATCGGTCCTATCGGGCGCAAGGAATTTGGCTCGATCCCCAGCGGCATTTGGGGCGCGCCGCTTTGGAAGCGGATCGTCGGGGTCGGCCCTCCGCCAAGGTGCAGGCTTACCGCGACACAGCGCGGCGAAACGGCGAGCGTCTGATGGCCCATCCCGAGATCGGCCTTGCAGCGATCACTCATCAGCAGGCCACCTTCACGGCCAATGACCTTGCGCGCTTTGCCCACTACCACAGCGACTCCAAGGCCCAGTTCGACGGGGTGTTGAGCGCTCTGCGCCAGTCGCCGGCGCTTGTCGCCCTGGGACGCGATGCTCGGGGCGATGAACGCTACACCAGCCTGGACATGCTGGGCGTCGAACAACGGTTGGACGACGCCGCGGCGATGATGGCGAGGATGCGGAGCCATGCGGTAAATCCAGGCTTCGTCGCCGAAGCGCTGCTCGCCGCCCGGCACGACGGCCTGACCCTGTCCAAGGAGCAGCGCGCGGCTGTCGATTTCATGACCAGGCCATCGGCCCTTTCGACGGTCGTCGGCTACGCTGGGGCCGGCAAGGGCGTGGCGCTTGGGGTGGCGCGGCGCGCGTGGGCCGCCCAGGGCTACCGGGTCCAGGGTGCGGCCTTGTCGGGAATAGCCGCCGAAAACCTGCAAGAGGCAGCGGCCATACCGTCACGGACCCTGGCCAGCCTCGAACAAGCCTGGTCGCAGGGCCGCGATGGTTTGACCGAGCGCGACGTGCTGGTGATCGATGAGGCAGGATTGGTGGGATCCCGCCAGATGCAAAGCGTCTTCGACCACGCCCTTCGCGCCGGCGCCAAGATCGTTCTGGTGGGCGACGTCGAACAACTCCAGGCGATCCAAGCGGGCGCGGCGTTTCGTTTGATCGCCCAACGCCATGGCGCGGCTGAAATCACCAAGATCCGAAGGCAACTGCAGTCATGGCAGGCGGCGGCCACCTTGGCCATGGCCGACGGCCGCACGGAGGCGGCGCTGGACGCCTACCGAGACGCTGGACATGTTCACGCCCATGAAGACAGCCAAGCTGCGCAAGACGCCATGATCGCGCGCTGGGCGGCGGACCGGCAAAGCCACCCCAGCCACTCGCAACTGCTCCTGGCCCATGGTCGCGACGAGGCGCAGCGCCTTAATCAATCTGCCCGGCTGCAGCTCAAGGCCGAAGGCGCGCTGGGGCCCGATCATCGCATCGCCACCGCTGAGGGCGAACGCTTGTTTGCTGTCGGCGATCGCGTCTTCTTCCGACGAAACGCACGCGAACTGGGTGTCAAGAATGGCACGGCCGCAACGATTGCGGGCATCCAGGACATGACTTTGAAGGCGCGCCTGGACGATGGTCGGCTCGTCGCCGTTGACCTGACGGTCTACGACCATCTCGACCACGGCTACGCCACCACCGTTCACCGCGCTCAGGGTGTGACCGTGGATCGGGTCTACTTCCTGGCCAGTCAGGGCGCTGATCGTCATGCCGCCTATGTGGCTCTCAGCCGACACCGACATGCGGTCTGGCTGCACTATGGCCGCGATCAATTCTCTTCGTATGGCGACTTGGCGCGCTCCCTGGGTCGGGACCGTCCAAAGGACATGGCTTTGGACTATATGGGCCTTCTTGCAGACCATCGTGACCAGGTCAGGTCGCCGCTCTCAGGTGAACCGCGTACCTTTGGCCGCGCGCGCTCCGACGTGCAGCGCATCGACGCCCATCCGCACGTGACACGTTTGCTGGAGCGTTACGCAGCGATCGTCCTGGATCTCCAGCGCTCGCATCGACAGGACATGGACTTGGCGAGGGCGCGGAGGGGTGACCTGGAACAGGTCACCAAAGCGATCATGCAGCTGTGGCCCGGGGCCGCGCACGACTTAGCCAGGGTCATTGAGAAGAATCCTGGCTTGCTCGGCTGGGCCGCCCAAGGGCGAGGTGAGGCCGCCGCCGCCGCTCTGGTCGCTCATCGGGACCGCACGCGCGCCTCCGCCGCGGACGGCGTAGCCTTGTCTGTTCACCCGCCAGGAACGGGCGCGACGCCCCGTTCCGCACGACGGCGCGAGCGATCCTTGAGCCCACAAGCGCCTTGAAACAAGTCGCTAGGGGGCGCCGGTCAGGCAGGCATTCGGCTTTGGCGTCCTGGAAGACATCAATCCGACTGGCCTAGCCGTCGAGCGCGCCCGCGACCAGCCGCTTGGCTTGGGCTTGAACTTCGCTGAGGTGATCTGGACCCAGGAAGGACTCGGCGTAGATTTTGTAGACGTCCTCGGTGCCGGACGGCCGGGCGGCGAACCAGGCGTTGCGGGTCACCACCTTGAGCCCGCCGATGGCCTCGCCGTTGCCGGGCGCCTGGGTCAGAATTTGCTCGATCGCTTCGCCCGCCATCTCGGCGGCCTTGACGTCGCTAGGGCTGAGGGATCCCAGACGCGCCTTTTCCTCTCGCGAAGCGGGAGCGTCGATGCGGGCATAGGCCGGGGCGCCATGCTCGAGGGTCAGGTCGGCATAAAGCTGGCTCGGGCTGGCGCCGGTCACGCCCTGGATCTCGGCCGCGAGCAGGCCCAGCAGCAGGCCGTCCTTGTCGGTGGTCCAGACCGTTCCGTCCTGACGCAGGAAGGCCGCGCCGGCCGACTCCTCGCCGCCGAAGCCGACGCTGCCGTCCACCAGGCCGGGCACGAAATGCTTGAAGCCGACCGGCACCTCCAAAAGGCGGCGGCCCAGCTTGGCGACCACCCGATCGATCATCGAGGAGGAGACCAGGGTCTTGCCGACGGCGACGTCGGCGCCCCATTGCGGCCGGTGGCTGAACAGATAGGCGATGGCCGCGGCCAGGTAGTGGTTGGGATTCATCAGGCCGCCGTCCGGCGTGACGATGCCGTGGCGGTCGGCGTCGGCGTCGTTGCCGATCGCCACGTCGAACTTGGCGCCGCCCTGCATGGTATGGATCAGATTGGCCATGGCGCAGGCCGACGAGCAGTCCATGCGGATCTTGCCGTCGGTGTCGAGCGGCATGAACGCCCAGCGCGGATCGACCCGGTCGTTGACCACCCTCAGGTCCAGCCGGTGCCGGTCGGCGATCTCTCCCCAATAGCCGACAGCGGCCCCGCCCAGGGGATCGGCGCCGATCCGGACGCCGGCGCGACGCACGGCGTCCAAGTCCAGCACGCTGGGCAGGTCGTCGATATAGTGGGCGAGAAAGTCGTACTCGCTCGCCGCGGCCCGGGCGCGCTCGAACGGAATCCGCCGGACCTCGGTCAGCCCATCCTTCAGCAGTTGGTTGGCCCGCGCCGCGATCGGCGTGGTGGCGTCCGAGCCGGC
It encodes:
- a CDS encoding LPD7 domain-containing protein, which translates into the protein MLVKGVLPASIANQYVARPGLLRRHIDYYEGEADRRPAFRDRGGGLVAYRVDSATVISLVAIASHRNWRDLKVTGDRSFRRAVWLEAMRAGLHVRGYRPSARDREAALALETLPAAPKRVGQRSGARNAPDRAAQESSPERKAASRVHRDPALTFQRGVSGVLVEHGHAPYQHQPGAKSTPFVRVDIGAAKPFEVWGVDLSKTLQGAKVQPGDAITLSWHGADYSDVRIEKVAPASRSPKRARHPDPTQPSKAVGANPEGRDPVSAPAQARLAVIDAVARAKLDQPRDRAQIAAAAAAKLAEHMARGRSFTAPKVIERAVHPSLDLGPTRPAPTAQGRVR
- the traA gene encoding Ti-type conjugative transfer relaxase TraA, giving the protein MAMYHLAVKIIGRAKGSRAVSAAAYRAGARLYDEGLCKIHDFTRKQHVVHSEIIAPCAAARRAWPGQAHLWNAVEAAEKHKNAQLAREVVVAIPPELGQQRGIVLVRDWVRRTFVDQGMIADLNVHWDVAGDGKANPHAHIMLTMRRVVETPGSVSFGLKAREWNKPSFLMNWRQTWAEQVNESLARANVDARIDHRSYRAQGIWLDPQRHLGRAALEADRRGRPSAKVQAYRDTARRNGERLMAHPEIGLAAITHQQATFTANDLARFAHYHSDSKAQFDGVLSALRQSPALVALGRDARGDERYTSLDMLGVEQRLDDAAAMMARMRSHAVNPGFVAEALLAARHDGLTLSKEQRAAVDFMTRPSALSTVVGYAGAGKGVALGVARRAWAAQGYRVQGAALSGIAAENLQEAAAIPSRTLASLEQAWSQGRDGLTERDVLVIDEAGLVGSRQMQSVFDHALRAGAKIVLVGDVEQLQAIQAGAAFRLIAQRHGAAEITKIRRQLQSWQAAATLAMADGRTEAALDAYRDAGHVHAHEDSQAAQDAMIARWAADRQSHPSHSQLLLAHGRDEAQRLNQSARLQLKAEGALGPDHRIATAEGERLFAVGDRVFFRRNARELGVKNGTAATIAGIQDMTLKARLDDGRLVAVDLTVYDHLDHGYATTVHRAQGVTVDRVYFLASQGADRHAAYVALSRHRHAVWLHYGRDQFSSYGDLARSLGRDRPKDMALDYMGLLADHRDQVRSPLSGEPRTFGRARSDVQRIDAHPHVTRLLERYAAIVLDLQRSHRQDMDLARARRGDLEQVTKAIMQLWPGAAHDLARVIEKNPGLLGWAAQGRGEAAAAALVAHRDRTRASAADGVALSVHPPGTGATPRSARRRERSLSPQAP
- the pgm gene encoding phosphoglucomutase (alpha-D-glucose-1,6-bisphosphate-dependent) translates to MHDRAGQQARPEDLIDLTALLKAYEDIHPDVSRVDQRVTFGTSGHRGSSLDGAFNEAHILAISQAIAEYRAAAGITGPLFLGRDTHGLSEPAWRTALEVLVANGVTVMVDSRDGFTPTPAVSHAILKHNRVAPGSADGVLITPSHNPPRDGGFKYNPPSGGPAGSDATTPIAARANQLLKDGLTEVRRIPFERARAAASEYDFLAHYIDDLPSVLDLDAVRRAGVRIGADPLGGAAVGYWGEIADRHRLDLRVVNDRVDPRWAFMPLDTDGKIRMDCSSACAMANLIHTMQGGAKFDVAIGNDADADRHGIVTPDGGLMNPNHYLAAAIAYLFSHRPQWGADVAVGKTLVSSSMIDRVVAKLGRRLLEVPVGFKHFVPGLVDGSVGFGGEESAGAAFLRQDGTVWTTDKDGLLLGLLAAEIQGVTGASPSQLYADLTLEHGAPAYARIDAPASREEKARLGSLSPSDVKAAEMAGEAIEQILTQAPGNGEAIGGLKVVTRNAWFAARPSGTEDVYKIYAESFLGPDHLSEVQAQAKRLVAGALDG